GAGGTTTTGATGGGTGGGGCGAGGGGATCCAGAACGTGAACAGGTCTCGGAGGGGCCGTAGGCCAGGAGTCATCAAGACTAAAGCCCATTTATGCATTATGGGAAAGAAATAGCGGGGAAAGGAGGACGGACGAAATCAGGCACAAAAGGCTGGTGCGGCAGGAAAATGAACCTTACTTATTTTTTTAAGTAAGCAGAAGATATATTAAGAtttatttttttatgaaccgtaatttttttctatttattggATTGTCAAGGTTATTTTTTAATCAAAGGGATTCCCAGCCCTAACTTTTATTAAAAGGATTATCAAAGATGTCTGGTCGGTATTAGAGTTTACCATGAAAAATTGTGAAGAATGGGAGGACGGATGAAAAGATGGTAGAAAGAATAGTTGACGCAAGAATCTTTACATTCTTTTTTAAGGAAAAGTAGATATTTCTGCATTTCACAAATCgggcgaatcaaagaggccctcaaTTTTTTTACTCAGGGAATCCTGAGAAAGTAAGTTGAAAGGGAGAAACAGAGAGGAGAAGCCCATGAGAGATCGTGAGAGGGTGTGTGGCTTCGTGGCCCAGGCCGGTTCTCCGAGAGGCCGAGATTCCGAGACGCGGTGCGGGTGGCGGGCGAAGACAGTCATCCGCAAATGACTGGCTGAGAAGAAGATCATGGACGAGCCGCGGAGCCGGAGCCCTTTCACTCCACACTTTTTACAGCGTACGCACGCACACGCTCACATCTTCTCGGCTCTCTAGCTCACCTGGCCGACTGGCAGCCACgtacacggagccgccgccacctgccGCGACATGGCCGTCCTTCCTTtcaggctgcggctgcggctgcgcacGGCGGCCATTTCCGGCTTGAGCCCCTCGACTTCTGTCGTCTGTCCTAGCAGGCAGCACAGAGACGGCGGCTCCTTCTCCTGCCGTGCCGCGGCAGCAGCCGGGCGGCCGATCATCGTCTCCGGGGACCCGCCCACGTTCGTCTCCGCCCCCGGCCGCCGCATTGTCGCTGGTACGTATATTATCGTCTGTTCGCTTTTTTTTCCGTTCTGAAGAAATAGACAGCTCTGTGTATTCGTTCAACGGCCAAGCGCCGAGCCATTTGTAACTGCATGTTTGTGCTTGCCAGTATCCTGCCTGATCACACATGTGCAATTGTGCATATGTGCTCCATCATCTCCTTGGTTAATTAATTTGGTGCCAGTGGAAAAGAAGAAGAGTAACAGTAATAGAGAGTTAGAGACCAAGTGAAATTGGCCCTTGTGTCTTGAAAATTGATTAACATTGGTTTTTCGATAGTAATATGTGATGTGAACAAGAACTTTGCGTTGCAGTTGGCGACCTCCATGGTGATCTCCACCAAACGAGGGCTGCACTGGTGATGGCCGGTGTCCTGAGCGCGGAATCAGATTGTCATGTGTGGACAGGCGGGCAGACGGTACTTCCACCTTTACACCACATTTGAAGTTTTATTATCCGTTTCTTTTTTTAAGATTTCCATTAATAGGTTCTTGTTAGGGATTGGCTGGATAGCGCTTTCTTGTAGAATAGCATTCGTAACCTACTTGCCAAAATGTAGGGCATCTTAGTATTTTACCTTTTTTTAGTAGATAATGGTCTTGTTGGTGCATTCTGAATCCTGAATTGTGGTGCTTGGTTAGACTAGAATCCTTAAGTTTGTATCTATATTTGATTCTGAATGTTCTACAACCGTTTAACCTTAACTCTAGCCTACTTTTGGTTAATGGTTCTGCATTTTGGGGTTTCCCAAAACTGTAAAAAATCATAGATATAGGGAATGCTCTGAAACTGTAACCCACAGGCACTATGACTTTTGTGTATGCAGGAAAAATGACAATGGATAGAGATTACTTTTGCATTTTTTATGACACAGATAATCAAATTTATTAATGAATCTTTGCAAGTTCTCATTCTATAGCAGTTCTTGCTTTCATTAACACTTTCAAATTTGGCGAAACTTCTGAGGTCCAAAACCACCGTAGTGGATAAGGTTTTGGGGCTTTGTTTGCCTATCAAAGGTTCCAGGAAAAACCTGTTATAGTAATTTCCCATACCAATATGATCGTTCTTATTCCATACAAAAAACGCAAGAGATTACTGAATGTCTCTTTTTTTTTCACTAGATACAAATATTCATATTTTGGGATGACGTTATGCAGGTTACTGTTTCATTGCATTTTCCTACATACAGGAAACTTCTAATATTTTTGAAAGGCAAGAAATGCAAAACATTATTAAAAATCGGGCAAGGTTTTAAGCGGTTTTGGAAAGCGTATGATCAATATGGACATTTTCGTAGTCAGGCTTCAAGCCAAACCAAGTACTACTTTAGCATACTGTGTCTGTGTTCTCTACTGCTCTCAGGTGGAGTGTGTTTAAAAATTGAACCTTTCAGACAAATGTGTGATgtgcttgtttttattttattttacaaaATGTGTGTGGTGTGCTGGTGTACAGGTTCTGGTTCAAGTTGGGGATATCCTTGACCGTGGAGAAGATGAAATTGCAATACTGTCCCTGTTGAGTTCACTCAATGTGCAAGCAAAATCTCAAGGCGGTGCTGTGTTTCAGGTTTGACCATTACATCATGTCATTCTAAGTACTCTACAACATTGTAATATTTAAGAGAAAATGTTAGGTAAACGGAAATCATGAAACAATGAATGTGGAAGGCGATTTCCGGTACGTCGATCCAGGATCATTTGATGAGTGTATACGCTTCCTGGAATACTTGGAGGAATTTGATGGCGAGTGGGATGATGCTTTCCTCAACTGGGTTAATGTTTCTCAAAGGTGGAAGGAAGAATATCGGGTGTCGCCTAATGGTGACTGGCTTCCTTTGAACTTTGTCAAGGTAACAAAGCATTGACTGCCAATGAAGAATGACTGAACTTGTTCAATTAACCACGCTCGGATATAAAAAATCATGTCGTAATGAACATTTCCAATTTTAGTACATTGGTAAGTACATCCCAAGTCCAcaacaaaatgaaaataaaagaaataaccaGCAGCGTTTCACTAGATGGATAGCCTTCAAAAAATGGGTAATGATTTATTCTCTTCTGCTTCTGAGATATTTCCCTCCAAATGCCGAGACAGAAAAATAAAGGGTTTGCTGCAAGAGCATCACTTTTTAAGCAAGGTGGACCATTAGCTTGCGAATTGGCACGA
Above is a window of Triticum aestivum cultivar Chinese Spring chromosome 6B, IWGSC CS RefSeq v2.1, whole genome shotgun sequence DNA encoding:
- the LOC123136616 gene encoding shewanella-like protein phosphatase 1, with translation MAVLPFRLRLRLRTAAISGLSPSTSVVCPSRQHRDGGSFSCRAAAAAGRPIIVSGDPPTFVSAPGRRIVAVGDLHGDLHQTRAALVMAGVLSAESDCHVWTGGQTVLVQVGDILDRGEDEIAILSLLSSLNVQAKSQGGAVFQVNGNHETMNVEGDFRYVDPGSFDECIRFLEYLEEFDGEWDDAFLNWVNVSQRWKEEYRVSPNGDWLPLNFVKKNKGFAARASLFKQGGPLACELARHPVVLNVNDWMFCHGGLLPHHVQYGIERINKEVSNWMQCSSEDSDDTDLPFIATRGYDSVVWTRLYSQDSVERTQRSWDLSSIVAEQTLKSVGAKGMVVGHTPQTRGVNCKCDGKVWCIDVGMSYGVLHSRPEVLEIVNDRPRVLKGQRDSYDEMEVLDYL